In Thamnophis elegans isolate rThaEle1 chromosome 4, rThaEle1.pri, whole genome shotgun sequence, the following proteins share a genomic window:
- the LOC116507703 gene encoding monocarboxylate transporter 3-like — MARTLQTNCMKKIRDFVDKRILERKGTSEDIRADASFLHPPPDGGWGWVVVAAAATHCLLISGFHSAFGVYMLPLLGSFEASNSQIAWIGSISYALIMMFGPVSGKLLVKYGAIKVAVIGDLMTIGGLVWSSYADKFKTLFFTRGIIVGVGSSLAYTPGVIMVSLYFTKKRSLATGLVMAGGASGTFIQNKLQHVLIQQLEWRGSLRAYSAMLAVCVLAAFAPVPYAFPTEHTGCISEIVGTRIELIQV, encoded by the exons ATGGCCAGAACTCTGCAGACCAATT GCATGAAGAAAATCCGTGACTTTGTCGATAAACGGATATTAGAAAGAAAAGGTACTTCAGAGGACATCAGGGCGGATGCCTCTTTCTTACACCCCCCTCCAGATGGAGGTTGGGGCTGGGTAGTCGTGGCGGCGGCGGCTACCCATTGCCTACTTATTAGCGGTTTCCATAGCGCCTTCGGTGTCTACATGCTGCCCCTTCTCGGTTCTTTTGAAGCGAGTAACTCGCAGATAG CTTGGATTGGATCAATCAGCTATGCCCTGATTATGATGTTTGGTCCGGTGTCTGGAAAACTCCTAGTGAAATATGGAGCCATCAAAGTGGCAGTAATTGGAGATTTGATGACCATAGGTGGTCTTGTGTGGTCATCATATGCTGACAAATTTAAAACCCTATTTTTCACCCGGGGAATCATTGTTGGTGTGGGATCAAGTCTGGCCTACACTCCAG GTGTGATAATGGTTAGTTTGTATTTTACTAAGAAACGCTCTTTGGCTACTGGCTTGGTGATGGCTGGAGGGGCTTCAGGAACGTTCATTCAGAATAAGCTGCAGCACGTTCTCATCCAGCAGCTGGAATGGAGAGGCAGCCTAAGGGCCTATAGCGCAATGCTGGCCGTATGTGTTCTTGCTGCCTTTGC GCCAGTCCCTTATGCCTTTCCCACCGAACATACTGGCTGCATTTCGGAAATTGTAGGCACCagg ATAGAACTCATCCAAGTGTAG